Sequence from the Rubidibacter lacunae KORDI 51-2 genome:
TGGGAATGCTGCCCCCAAACAGGGAATCTGCAGATGACATCACCAACGGGTCCGAGTTGTCGTCGTTCTTCAGTCCGCCCGGCCGGACGATCGTATAGGAAACTCCGCTGTCGACGAGATACTGCTCGGCTTGACGCTTCCAAAACAATACCAACCAAAAAAGATTGAGGGGGTGAAAAAACTGCGACACGCACAGGGACGACACGATCGCGAAGTGCTCGATATCGCACGCTTTAGCCGCATCGACCAAATTGCGCGTTCCCCAGTAGTCCACCTGCAGTGGTCCCAGAGGGTTGAGACTCGGCCGCGCGCCCGTGGCGCAAAGCAAGACAGTGCTGCCGGCGATCGCCTCGCGCACGCCCGCAGCATCGAGGACATCGACAACAACCAATTCGACGGCTGCGGGCAAGATCCGTTTGGCAGCGTCGCGATCGCGAACCAAGGCTCGGGTGGGAATACCGCGTTCTATCAACTCGCGAACGATTTCTCGGCCGGTTCCCCCGGTCGCTCCGGCGACTACAACATGCATGGGTTACTCCTAAAGTGCTCGAATGCGACCTCTGTGACGCAACGCCACAAAAGACTCGGGCAATTTCTCTTCTCTTGGGCAAGGAGGCACGTGCGGTTCCAATTCTTTAGCCCCGTAACGTTACTAAATTGTACCCAGGGGCACACCAGTGCGGCTTCCGTGGCACCGGCAGCTTCCCACACCGACCAAGGACCCGACCAGGTGTAATATGGAGTCTTCTTCGCTCGAACGGCAATCAAACTACGTCCAGCACAAACGCGAAGACGTTCCTGCGGCTGCAACCGACACTCCCTTTGCACCCGTACGCGCACCCTTTCACTTTCATCACCACTGTGGGGGTACCATGGCGATGAATGCAGACGTGGAGAGCGTTGCAGATTACCTCAACGCTCACGCTGGCTGGTTCGTGCGTTGCGCGCGGCCGATGGCAGCCGAACCCTTAAGCGATCGCGGGTACGCCCTGACAATTGGTCGCTTTGGTGCCTTTGGCTACGAGGTCGAACCAAAGATTGGCATCGAGCTAATGCCTCCGGAGGGTTGCTGCTACCGGATGCAAACGGTCCCGATTCCTGGCTACCTCCTGCAGGGCTACAACGTAGATTACCGCGCAACATTGGAAATCCAGCAGTCACCCGATGCAGGCTGTACCCACGTCGATTGGACCCTCGATTTGGGCGTGGCGGTTCACTTCCCAGGATTCATCCACCGCTTGCCGCGCAAGCTGATTCAGAACACGGGCGATCGCCTGTTGAGTCAGATCGTCCGGCAGGTATCGCGTCGCCTGACGCGCAAGGTGCAAGAAGATTTCCACTCGCGCCTAAATGCATCGCTGCCCGACGGCGAACATCCTCTTGAAACCTGACGTTTGAAGACTGCGGGCAAGCCAGCGCGCGATCGCCGAAGTAAATGATCCGGCATGGTCAACTGAAGGGTGAGCTTCAGAGGTTGTTTGAAAATTGGAAGGCGGCATCAAATTATGCCAGCCGTCTGACAATCAGCCCGATCGTCGTGATGTAAACCATCGCCTCCGACGACTACGGACAATACTCATAGTCCACCTTCCAGCCTCTTCCCTGTAGAACACCAATTAAATCGTTCAAGACCGAAGGTCGGCACTGCAGCAGGGGTATTTCAGCCGCCGGCACGCCACAATCCGGCAATTATTCGAGGTGCTCCTGAGAGCTTTTCTACTTTGAACACTTCTGCATCCAGCCATCCCTTTCTGCACTCGTTCCTCGAAAACACTCCCTATTTTTCAAGGTGCCTCCTAGCAAATCCATCTTTCATGATTTGTTTCTACCCTGTTTTCTATTAGTCACTGCAGAGTTTCAACTATTA
This genomic interval carries:
- a CDS encoding DUF1997 domain-containing protein; translated protein: MESSSLERQSNYVQHKREDVPAAATDTPFAPVRAPFHFHHHCGGTMAMNADVESVADYLNAHAGWFVRCARPMAAEPLSDRGYALTIGRFGAFGYEVEPKIGIELMPPEGCCYRMQTVPIPGYLLQGYNVDYRATLEIQQSPDAGCTHVDWTLDLGVAVHFPGFIHRLPRKLIQNTGDRLLSQIVRQVSRRLTRKVQEDFHSRLNASLPDGEHPLET
- a CDS encoding NAD(P)H-binding protein, whose translation is MHVVVAGATGGTGREIVRELIERGIPTRALVRDRDAAKRILPAAVELVVVDVLDAAGVREAIAGSTVLLCATGARPSLNPLGPLQVDYWGTRNLVDAAKACDIEHFAIVSSLCVSQFFHPLNLFWLVLFWKRQAEQYLVDSGVSYTIVRPGGLKNDDNSDPLVMSSADSLFGGSIPRTRVAQVCVEALFQPAARNKIVEIVTDDKATMQDWAQLFAGVA